ATTACTTGATTGAAAATCATCCTCCCAAATACGGCTTAAACTACCATTGGGCAAAACAAACTGAAAAAACAGAGTCCATTGATGACTATTATCATGTCTGGTCTATCAAACAGCCTCCACTCGCTTCGACTCTGATGAACCGTGCTAAGTTCGAGCGCGATGTCTTAAAAATGAATAAGGAAATGGGGGTTAGTTTTTACAACGGTCGTGTACTTGATGTAGATATAACTCCTGGTGATGCCCTCAACATTGTGAAAGTCAAAGTGGGTAATGAGTACTTTGAACTTCAAACCAAACATGTTGTTGATGCTGCTGGGCGGAAGTTTATTATTGGTCACAAAACAGATAATGTGATCTCTGGTTCTGAAAATCTTCACGGACTAAGCAATGGTTCAGCATGGGTAAGGGTGAAAAATGTCGATCGCACAATTTTTCACAATGGTTATGACCCTTTATCAGGAACATGCAGCCATTATTATGCCACCAATCACATGATGGGACACGGGCATTGGGTATGGGTAATTCCCACGGATACCCAAACGATGGAAGTGTCCATTGGCGTAGCTCATCATCATCAAGTAATCCCAGCTAGCAGTCTCAACACCAAAGAAAAGTTTTATGCCTTTTTAGAAGAAAATCACAATGTCCTCTATCAGCTAATCAAGAGCGGAGAAGATATTGACTTCCATTACTTACCAAGATTGGGGCATAAGAGTAAAACTTTGTTTTCTCAAGACAACTGGTACGTACTTGGTGATGCGGCAGCTATTTTCGACCCATTCTATTCTTTAGGAATGGTGATGATGACCTTCCAAATGGAAAGTACCACAGAAATTATTCGTGCTAAGTTAGCAGGCGAGCCAGATGCAGAGAAGAAGCGGGCTGTTTATAATGCCTATAATCTTGGGTATATAGAGTCTTGCAATCATCTGCTACGCGATCAGGATAAACAACTCGGTCACGCTAGTGTCATGAGCTGGCGCATGTACTTAGAAAATATGTGGTGGTTTGGGATGATAGTGCCGATGTATGTAGGAAAATGGCACTTGGATCTGAAGTTTCTCCGCAAGTTTGGCAAACTCAATGGTAGAGTTGTGAGAAAACTGATGGTTCATGTGTATGACCAGTTTAATCAACTTATAGAACAAGATGCTAATATAGGCTTGATGTACATTCATCGCGGCGGTCAATTACCTTTTGGTTACTATATAACCCGCGAATTTGACAGTTATCTACAGGACACTAAATACGAACCTAAACGATGCAATGTCTTTGCATACATGAAAAATATTTACTTCTTTGTTGCC
Above is a window of Nostoc sp. UHCC 0702 DNA encoding:
- a CDS encoding tryptophan 7-halogenase → MNNTQSQVYDVVIMGAGIAGVSQARHLLLNIPNIKVALVDPRPEERTEKDLKVGESTVEISTMFFGKELGLYDYLIENHPPKYGLNYHWAKQTEKTESIDDYYHVWSIKQPPLASTLMNRAKFERDVLKMNKEMGVSFYNGRVLDVDITPGDALNIVKVKVGNEYFELQTKHVVDAAGRKFIIGHKTDNVISGSENLHGLSNGSAWVRVKNVDRTIFHNGYDPLSGTCSHYYATNHMMGHGHWVWVIPTDTQTMEVSIGVAHHHQVIPASSLNTKEKFYAFLEENHNVLYQLIKSGEDIDFHYLPRLGHKSKTLFSQDNWYVLGDAAAIFDPFYSLGMVMMTFQMESTTEIIRAKLAGEPDAEKKRAVYNAYNLGYIESCNHLLRDQDKQLGHASVMSWRMYLENMWWFGMIVPMYVGKWHLDLKFLRKFGKLNGRVVRKLMVHVYDQFNQLIEQDANIGLMYIHRGGQLPFGYYITREFDSYLQDTKYEPKRCNVFAYMKNIYFFVALWYLKFLWKGFGISGLLSPRNLYHVFNLLRASGECVLEDWIFRFKTRGLPANSIIANVTEEFKNYRYQPELQPWTQKVAEQPLPTNSKNTSIASELVTLKV